AGTACCTCCGCCGCGGGGCAGAGGGCAAGGATGCTGCCGTCACGTATTTCCTTGAACATACCGAACAGAGCCTCGGCGATGTTCGTGCCTTGCTTGACGAAATAAGAAAGACAGTACAAAAATGTGAAGAAGCGATTGACAAGGAGAGCCGAACTAAAGCTTCCGGCTATAAGACGGCTTCAATAATTAGCGTGGCCCTGGGAACCCTTCTTGCTCTGAGCTTAGGCATTCTTCTGTCGCTGTCAATTACTCGCCCTGTTAAGTATGTAATCGCTCGCCTCAGTGAAGGCTCCGAACAGGTCGGTTCCGCCTCCGAGCAGGTTGCCAGCGCCAGCCAGTCGCTCGCCGAAGGCGCCTCGGAGCAGGCATCCTCCCTTGAGGAGACCTCTTCCTCGCTGGAAGAGATGTCGAGCATGACCAAGCAGAATGCCGACAACGCCAAGCAGGCCAATGCTCTCGCCAGTGACGCCAGCGCCGCCGCCGATAAAGGGGTACGGGCGATGGAGGGGATGTCGCGCGCTATCGAGGAAATCAAGAAATCATCCGATGAAACCGCCAAAATAATAAAGGTAATCGATGAAATTGCCTTCCAGACCAATCTTCTGGCGCTGAATGCTGCGGTAGAAGCGGCTCGCGCCGGCGAAGCCGGAAAAGGATTCGCCGTAGTTGCCGAGGAGGTCCGTAATCTGGCGCAGCGGTCCGCTGAAGCCGCCAAAAACACCGCCGCCCTTATTGAAGGCTCGCAGAAGAATTCTGAGAATGGCGTCCGCGCCACCGAGGAACTGAAATCTATTCTGGCCGAAATCACCGCCGGCGTCAAGAAAGTGACCGGGCTGGTTGGTGAGGTTTCAGCGGCATCCGAAGAGCAGGCGCAGGGAATAAATCAGATAAATACCGCCGTGGCGCAAATGGACCAGGTCACCCAGCAGGTTGCCGCTAATGCCGAGGAATCTTCTTCCGCAAGCGAAGAGCTGGCGGCTCAGGCGCAGCAGATGCAGGAAATAGTGGGACAACTTAAAGCCATTGTCGGGGGCAAGAGCGAGGGACTCAACAACTATCGGTCCGAGACAGCTGCTTTGCATCGGCAATCGAAACCGTCGCCGGCTCACCACGGCTTTGCCGAGCGCGGCGCCGACCTCAAAGAGAGAATTCATGCCCTGGCGACCAGTAAAAAAGCGACTCCTTCGGCGCCGCGAGGTCGCAAGGCGATGGAATCGGTCTCTGCCGCCCCAAAAGCGGAAGAGATTATTCCCCTTGAAAAAGAGGAGATGGCAACTTTCTGATAGGGAATCTTGGCTCACGCGTGGCGGTTGTCGGCAAACAGGCCGAAGCCCGCGCCGAATACCGCATAAATGACCGGGGGATTGCCGATGTTTTAAGTCTGCAGTTAGCCGCAGGATTCTGATATCCCGCCCCAAACTGGCTCTCCGGCAACCCGGTTGAGCAAAAAAGACGATGGCAGGGTAATCGCCGGCGGGCTGACCGCCGGCGTTTTTTATCCACTCCGACCATATATCGGGCTTGCGCCGGAGGAAGAATTGGTGTAAATTTATTCAATAGTGATGCTTTAATAATTTTGCAGAACTGGTACCTCTGTCGTCTTAAATAATGTAACGACCGGCAATCTATGAATGTGAAAATTCCTCTCTATTTCCTTATCGCCGTCATGGCGTTTTCATCGCCGACATTAAGTCGCGCCCTCTTTGACAAAACCTCCAAACTTCAAAGGGTCGAAAAAATCACCGCCAGTGAGCCCTATATCACTGTCGGGGTGCACAATATCGGCAAGATCGGTTTAACCGTATCCAACCAGGGACATTTCGGCAACGGCTATATTCCGGGAGTTTCTAATCCGATTGATGGCGGTCCGGCGCCTTCCTGCATTTACCCGTTTCCCGGAATTCTCAACTACCTTTTCGCGGGAGCTTTCTGGATTGGCGCCGTGGTGGGCCGCGATACCCTGGTTTCGGTCGGCGCCGACGGCTGGGGAGGAACGGAAGAATTATACCCCGACCCTTATCCCCGTGGCAGGATTATCCATCGAACTATTACCAACCCCAATGACCAGGATGCTGTCTCTGAGCAGGATTTTGTCGCCATTTATACCGATACCCTGACTAATCCTCTTCTGGTTGATTCCGATCCAATCGATAATCGTCCCCATATGCCGCTTCATGCCGAAATCACGCAGCGCTCCTATGCCTGGAGTTATGAATATGCCGAAGATTTTGTCCTGTTTGACTACGACATCAAGAACATCGGCGATAAGACACTCCGCGGTGTCTATATGGGATTTTATGTCGATGGCGATGTTACCAATACACCGGGCGGCTCCGACGGGTATCAGGATGATATCTGCGGTTTCCGCCGCGACATCCCCTCGCCTTTTGGATGCGGTTTCACCGACACCATCAATATAGCCTTTATTGCCGACAATGATGGCAAGCAGTACGACAATGACCCCTGCCCGTATGACCCGGTAAGATATCCCACCTCTGTTACCGGAATTCGGGTAATACGCACCCCGTCTGATTCGCTTAAATATTCCTTCAATTGGTGGATTTCCAACGGCGACCCCGCGAAGGATTTTGGACCTCGCCTGGCCGGCACACCCGAAGACCCCTTTCGCCCTTTCGGCGCCCATCTTGGTACCCCCGAAGGCGACCGGGTCAAATATTATATCATGCGCCACGAGGAATTCGATTACGACCAGTTGTTTTCTGCTCGTAACAATACCGGTGAAGGATGGCTCCCCCCTCCAGAGGGGGCGCCCGATTTTGCCGATGGGTTCGATACCCGCTATCTGCTTTCTTTCGGCCCTTTTAATATTGACCCGGGTGAGGTGCTGCCGATAAGTTTTGCCTATGTTGCCGGCGAAGATTTTCACGTTGATTGCAACGCCTTCAAGAACACTTTCGACCCGTACTTTCCCGAGGCCTTCTACAACAAGCTTAATTTTCAGGATTTCGGCCTTAATTCCCTCTGGGCATCCTGGATTTATGATAATCCGGGGTACGATACCGACGGTAATGGCTATAAAGGGAAATACCGGGTTTGTGTTTACGATTCCATTCCAGACACGCTGGGGAAGCCGATTGTCGGCTCTGGCGTAGCCAAGATATCCGCCGACACCGTTATCATTGAAGATGGCTGGATAAAGTTTGCCGACATTTCATACTATGAAGGTGATGGCATCCCTGATTTTCGCGGAGCCACTCCGCCGCCGGCGCCTCGTCTCAGGGTTTATCCCAGCGTCGATGAATTCAATCGCGGTCAGCTGCGCATTCGCTGGAATGGCCATGAACTCGGCACTGAAACCACTGAAGACGTCTTCTCCGGCATTATCGACTTTGAAGGGTATCGGGTTTACCAGTCGCTCTCCTCACGCGGAAGCGATTTTGTCCTGCAGGCATCCTATGACCTCGAAGATTATGACAAGCATATCTGGGAGTGGCGGCTGAGCAAATTTGTTGTGAAGGATATCCCTTATACCCTCGATTCCCTGCAGAAACTATATGGCGACAACTTTGACCCACTGGCTTATTCTCGCGATTATCCCTTCCGGTGGGGCGACTCGGTTTTCTTCTTCACGCGGAAAGACTGGAATATGACAGAACTGCGCGACACCATGATGATTCATAAAATCTATCCTGATGAACCGTTTCCCTGTTCGCTCCATCCGGACTCGGCCAAGAAATACTGCCCTGATGCCCTGGTGGAAGATTCGCTCTTCAAATATTTTGAGTATGAATATACTATTCGCAACCTGCTGCCGTCACAGCTGTACTATGTTTCCGTTACCGCTTTCGACTTCGGCTCCCCCAGCGGCGGGCTGGCATCGCTCGAGAGCTCCCCGTCGCTTAATATGGTGGCGGAATATGCTCTCAACAACAGCGCCATAATAGAATCTGAAGGTTTAAAAGTGGTAGTTTTCCCCAATCCGTACCGTCTTGACGCCAACTATCGCAGAGTGGAAGGGGGCGGCTTTGAAGGAAGGGGATTGGAGGATTATCCCGATGACCGCGTGCGGCGGATACATTTTGCCAACCTGCCCCCCAAGTGCAAAATCCGCATTTTCTCCCTGGATGGCGACCTGGTGCGCGAAATCGACCATGACAAAGCCCCCGGTTCTCCACAAAGTATGGTCGCCGACTGGGATTTAATCACCCGCAATACCCAGGCGGTAGTTTCCGGTATATATTACTGGGTGGTAGAATCCCCTTATGGCAATCAGATGGGCAAGCTGGTTATTATAATGTAAAGTTAGAAAGCGTCCCCCAAGAAAAAGGCGGCTCCGATGCCGCCTTTTCTTTTAGCGCTGACTCTTTATTAGAAAGCGGTGATTATTCCCAGGACCACCCGGCTTTCTTCATTCTCGATATCATAACTGACCTCACCGGTCAGACGAACATTGGTTCTCAGAAGGTATCCGATATGTCCCGTAAGAGTCTGATATTTCAGGTCCTGACGGTCGGAATCGATCTGATTGTAAAGCGCCACCAGATACCAGTCGCTTCGGTCGCCATGTGGATTGACAATTAATTCCGCCATTCCTCCCCGGGTTTTCAAATCTATATCGGTTCCAGTCATATCCGGGTCGGTGTCTTTCCGGTCGAGATATTGAAGATTCAATTCCAGCGGTCCATAAGCAATAGTGGCATCCCCCCCGAACATGGTGACTTCATTGACCGCCTCCTGCTTCTCTTTGCCATAAAATCCGATTCCGCCGACCCGCAGATACTCTCCCATATTCTGCGATACTCGGCCGAACAGATTTTTGTATTTGTCGTTGTCGTAGAGATGCATCTCGTCGGCGGCGTTCAGCCCGTTGCCGTTAAGCACTTCCAGGACGACATCAGTACCCGAGGCAAAACCGTAAGTCATCATTATTCCCCGGTCGTACGCCAGGTTGATAAGCGATGATCCCGGCCGAAACTTGTATACCTGGTAATCCTCGTAAGTCAACCGCAACTCCCGCTTGAAAAGCGGGTCGGAAATTTGGAACTGCCCGATATAAAAGTCAAGTTCGCTGTTGAAGAGATTGTTGAACATGACAAACGCATCTTCAATGCCGACCGTGGCGTCGCCTCGCTCGCTGAAGAAGAAATAGAAATAGTAGGAGATATCTTTCGCCAGCGTCCCCCCGGAAAGCAGTTTGGCGATATAAGGAGAGGTGAAGTCAAGATTCCGGT
This window of the Candidatus Zixiibacteriota bacterium genome carries:
- a CDS encoding methyl-accepting chemotaxis protein, whose translation is MKGFSLSFKLIGGFVIVAVLTFIVGIIGWTGVNQTGELFDRITAFKAVRQELTQREVDHLKWAMKASEFTLNDNITSLEVEKDEHKCGFGKWYYSEKRRETESLILEIRPLLAQIEEPHRLLHQSALEIEKYLRRGAEGKDAAVTYFLEHTEQSLGDVRALLDEIRKTVQKCEEAIDKESRTKASGYKTASIISVALGTLLALSLGILLSLSITRPVKYVIARLSEGSEQVGSASEQVASASQSLAEGASEQASSLEETSSSLEEMSSMTKQNADNAKQANALASDASAAADKGVRAMEGMSRAIEEIKKSSDETAKIIKVIDEIAFQTNLLALNAAVEAARAGEAGKGFAVVAEEVRNLAQRSAEAAKNTAALIEGSQKNSENGVRATEELKSILAEITAGVKKVTGLVGEVSAASEEQAQGINQINTAVAQMDQVTQQVAANAEESSSASEELAAQAQQMQEIVGQLKAIVGGKSEGLNNYRSETAALHRQSKPSPAHHGFAERGADLKERIHALATSKKATPSAPRGRKAMESVSAAPKAEEIIPLEKEEMATF